From the Plectropomus leopardus isolate mb chromosome 18, YSFRI_Pleo_2.0, whole genome shotgun sequence genome, one window contains:
- the usf2 gene encoding upstream stimulatory factor 2 isoform X1 — protein sequence MDMLEQSLDSSASHDKQDTEEVVQLQEGEAVGAEEQTAVTITGVPQAAFADHNVQYQFRTENSGGQVTYRVVQVTDDQLEATADATGAVSVVSTAAFAGAPQAVAQAVIQNPFSNGGSPGGDTVGGETRFAYFPAATVSDGTATAVSVQATADPTIAQTGGQFYVMMSPPEVLQTTAPRTIAPRTHTYTADLGESEMLQHGSSNWKVEGPRAPRDERRRAQHNEVERRRRDKINNWIVTLSKIIPDCSIDSRTGASKGGILSKACDYIRELRQSNQRLQESYKEVERVEMDNELLRQQIEELKNDNALLRAQLQQHGVEVNGDATPQ from the exons ATGGATATGCTGGAGCAGAGTCTGGACAGCTCGGCGAG TCACGACAAACAGGACACAGAAGAGGTGGTGCAGCTACAGGAAG GAGAGGCGGTGGGGGCGGAGGAGCAGACTGCAGTGACCATCACCGGTGTCCCGCAGGCTGCCTTCGCAGACCACAATGTTCAGTACCAGTTCCGCACAGAGAACAGTGGAGGACAG GTGACCTATCGCGTGGTTCAGGTGACAGACGATCAATTAGAAGCAACAGCCGATGCGACTGGAGCTGTCAGCGTCGTCTCCACTGCAGCGTTTGCTGGAGCCCCTCAGGCAGTGGCCCAG GCTGTTATCCAGAACCCTTTCAGCAACGGGGGCAGTCCTGGTGGGGATACGGTGGGAGGAGAGACCCGTTTCGCTTATTTCCCTGCCGCCACCGTCAGCGATGGAACAGCCACAGCTGTGTCCGTGCAGGCCACCGCCGACCCAACGATAGCACAGACGGGAG GTCAGTTTTACGTGATGATGAGCCCCCCTGAGGTGCTACAGACGACGGCCCCTCGCACCATCgcaccacgcacacacacctacacagc AGACCTCGGTGAAAGCGAGATGTTGCAGCATGGCAGTTCAAACTG GAAGGTGGAGGGTCCGCGGGCGCCCAGAGACGAGAGGCGGAGAGCACAGCACAATGAAG tggagagaagaagaagagacaaGATTAACAACTGGATTGTCACTCTTTCAAAAATCATCCCTGACTGTAGCATAGACAGCAGAACTGGAGCG AGTAAAGGAGGCATCCTGTCCAAAGCATGTGACTACATCCGAGAGCTGCGTCAGAGTAACCAGCGACTGCAGGAGAGTTACAAAGAGGTGGAGCGAGTCGAGATGGACAACGAGCTGCTCAGACAACAG ATCGAGGAACTGAAGAATGATAATGCACTGCTTCGAGCACAGCTACAGCAGCACGGTGTAGAAGTCAATGGAGATGCAACACCGCAGTGA
- the usf2 gene encoding upstream stimulatory factor 2 isoform X2: MDMLEQSLDSSASHDKQDTEEVVQLQEGEAVGAEEQTAVTITGVPQAAFADHNVQYQFRTENSGGQVTYRVVQVTDDQLEATADATGAVSVVSTAAFAGAPQAVAQAVIQNPFSNGGSPGGDTVGGETRFAYFPAATVSDGTATAVSVQATADPTIAQTGGQFYVMMSPPEVLQTTAPRTIAPRTHTYTAKVEGPRAPRDERRRAQHNEVERRRRDKINNWIVTLSKIIPDCSIDSRTGASKGGILSKACDYIRELRQSNQRLQESYKEVERVEMDNELLRQQIEELKNDNALLRAQLQQHGVEVNGDATPQ, encoded by the exons ATGGATATGCTGGAGCAGAGTCTGGACAGCTCGGCGAG TCACGACAAACAGGACACAGAAGAGGTGGTGCAGCTACAGGAAG GAGAGGCGGTGGGGGCGGAGGAGCAGACTGCAGTGACCATCACCGGTGTCCCGCAGGCTGCCTTCGCAGACCACAATGTTCAGTACCAGTTCCGCACAGAGAACAGTGGAGGACAG GTGACCTATCGCGTGGTTCAGGTGACAGACGATCAATTAGAAGCAACAGCCGATGCGACTGGAGCTGTCAGCGTCGTCTCCACTGCAGCGTTTGCTGGAGCCCCTCAGGCAGTGGCCCAG GCTGTTATCCAGAACCCTTTCAGCAACGGGGGCAGTCCTGGTGGGGATACGGTGGGAGGAGAGACCCGTTTCGCTTATTTCCCTGCCGCCACCGTCAGCGATGGAACAGCCACAGCTGTGTCCGTGCAGGCCACCGCCGACCCAACGATAGCACAGACGGGAG GTCAGTTTTACGTGATGATGAGCCCCCCTGAGGTGCTACAGACGACGGCCCCTCGCACCATCgcaccacgcacacacacctacacagc GAAGGTGGAGGGTCCGCGGGCGCCCAGAGACGAGAGGCGGAGAGCACAGCACAATGAAG tggagagaagaagaagagacaaGATTAACAACTGGATTGTCACTCTTTCAAAAATCATCCCTGACTGTAGCATAGACAGCAGAACTGGAGCG AGTAAAGGAGGCATCCTGTCCAAAGCATGTGACTACATCCGAGAGCTGCGTCAGAGTAACCAGCGACTGCAGGAGAGTTACAAAGAGGTGGAGCGAGTCGAGATGGACAACGAGCTGCTCAGACAACAG ATCGAGGAACTGAAGAATGATAATGCACTGCTTCGAGCACAGCTACAGCAGCACGGTGTAGAAGTCAATGGAGATGCAACACCGCAGTGA
- the LOC121958080 gene encoding lamin-A-like: protein MATPKNTPRGANTPLSPNRITRLQEKEDLSNLNDRLAIYIDKVRSLENENAGLRLRITESETEVSRELTGLKAAYESELADARQTLDSVAKERARLQLELGKLREDYKDLKARNTKKEADLVAAMARLKDLEALLNSKDASLTTALGEKRNLEVENRDLKAQVAKLDTGMADAKKQLQDEMLRRVDGENRIQTLKEELEFQKNLHSEELRETKRRHESRMVELDNGHQQDFESKLAEALIDMRNQHELQFKMYKEEIEKTYNSKLENARQSADRSSHLVGAAHEELQQTRIRLESTSTQLSQLQKQLAAREAKLRDLEDALSRERDTTRRLLGEKDREMAEMRQQMQQQLDEYQELLDVKLALDMEICAYRKLLEGEEQRLRLSPSPPPTKVTGSRSSTSGAHSRSVHHYSAHSSPAKRRRPNDTDSEASSIAGGAVARTRITQQASASGRVTVDEVDLDGKYVRLSNKADEDQNLGNWQVKRQVGSGSAIIFKFPVKFTLKAGQRVTIWASGAGGTHNPPSDLVWKTQPSWGTGDLFQTTLISANGEEMAMRKVTRTQFEEEDDDMVAHSTCGDSEYNLRSRTVVCGSCGLPSDKSSNCSVTSASRSFRSGGISEGLLPHSYVFSTSTPRKSGSRMENCPIM, encoded by the exons ATGGCGACACCCAAAAACACTCCCCGCGGTGCCAACACCCCGCTTTCCCCCAACCGCATCACCCGTCTCCAGGAGAAGGAGGACCTGTCCAACCTCAATGACCGGCTGGCCATCTACATTGACAAGGTGCGTTCTCTGGAGAACGAGAACGCCGGCCTGCGTCTACGCATCACTGAGTCAGAGACAGAGGTCAGCCGGGAGCTGACGGGTCTGAAAGCTGCTTATGAGAGCGAGCTGGCTGATGCCCGTCAGACTCTGGACTCTGTGGCCAAAGAGCGAGCCCGTCTGCAGCTGGAGCTGGGCAAGCTGCGAGAGGACTACAAGGACCTGAAAGCGAG AAACACCAAAAAGGAGGCAGACTTGGTTGCAGCAATGGCGAGGCTCAAAGACCTGGAGGCTCTGCTGAACTCAAAGGATGCATCCTTGACGACGGCTCTGGGAGAAAAGCGTAACCTCGAGGTGGAAAACAGGGACCTGAAGGCGCAGGTTGCCAAG CTGGACACTGGTATGGCCGATGCCAAGAAGCAGCTGCAGGATGAGATGCTGAGGAGGGTGGACGGAGAGAATCGCATCCAGACCCTCAAAGAAGAGCTGGAGTTTCAGAAGAACCTTCACTCTGAG GAACTGCGGGAGACAAAGCGGCGTCATGAGTCTCGAATGGTTGAGTTGGACAACGGTCACCAGCAGGACTTTGAAAGCAAGTTGGCCGAGGCGCTGATAGACATGCGTAACCAGCACgaactgcagtttaaaatgtacaaagagGAGATTGAGAAGACCTACAACTCTAAG ctggAAAATGCCCGTCAGTCAGCGGACAGGAGCAGCCACCTGGTTGGAGCGGCACACGAGGAGCTCCAGCAGACACGAATCCGCCTGGAGTCCACGTCCACTCAGCTCAGCCAGCTGCAGAAACAG CTGGCGGCCCGCGAGGCAAAGTTAAGGGACCTGGAGGACGCCCTGTCTCGGGAGCGGGACACCACCCGTCGCCTGCTcggggagaaagacagagaaatggCTGAGATGAGGCAGcaaatgcagcagcagctggacgAGTACCAGGAGCTCCTGGATGTTAAGCTGGCTCTGGACATGGAGATCTGCGCTTACAGGAAGCTgctggagggagaggagcagag GCTGCGCCTCTCCCCCAGCCCCCCGCCCACCAAAGTCACAGGAAGTCGCTCCTCCACCTCAGGAGCTCACTCTCGATCAGTCCACCACTACAGCGCTCACAGCTCTCCTGCCAAGAGGCGTCGCCCCAACGACACTGACAGCGAGGCCTCGAGCATCGCAGGAGGAGCTGTGGCCCGCACTCGCATCACCCAGCAGGCCTCAGCCAGCGGACGGGTCACTGTGGACGAGGTGGACCTGGACGGGAAATACGTCAGACTCAGCAACAAAGCAGATGAG GATCAGAATCTGGGGAACTGGCAGGTGAAGCGGCAGGTGGGATCTGGCAGTGCAATCATCTTCAAATTTCCAGTGAAATTCACCTTGAAGGCCGGCCAGAGGGTCACG ATCTGGGCCTCTGGCGCTGGAGGGACCCACAATCCTCCCTCTGACCTGGTGTGGAAGACTCAGCCTTCTTGGGGCACCGGAGATCTGTTCCAGACCACCCTGATCAGCGCCAACGGAGag GAGATGGCAATGAGGAAGGTCACACGCACACAGTTTGAAGAAGAAGATGACGACATG GTGGCTCACAGCACCTGTGGAGACAGTGAGTACAACCTGCGGAGCCGGACGGTGGTCTGCGGCTCATGTGGACTTCCCTCAGACAAATCCAGCAACTGCTCCGTGACCTCAGCCTCCCGCTCCTTCCGCAGCGGAGGGATCTCCGAGGGTTTACTGCCGCACTCCTACGTGTTCAGCACCAGCACTCCTCGCAAG TCTGGATCCAGAATGGAGAACTGTCCAATCATGTGA